ATATGGCCGTAACTGTTGAACCGGGCATATACCTTCCTGGCATCGGCGGCGTCCGTATTGAGGATGATATACTAATCACTGAAGACGGCAACGTCCGTTTGACGCATTCACCTAAAGAATTAATCATCCTATAACGAACATAATGGAGGAAAAAGCATGATATCTGTAAACGAGTTTAAAACAGGTCTTACAATCGAATTTGAAGGGGACATTTGGCGGATCATCGATTTTCAACACGTCAAGCCAGGAAAAGGCGCAGCATTCGTCCGCTCAAAACTACGCAACTTGCGTACAGGTAATGTGAATGAAAAGACATTCCGTGCAGGCGAGAAAGTCGAAAAGGCGCAAATTGACAACCGTCGCATGCAATACTTGTATGCGAACGGTGATGACCATGTCTTCATGGACAACGAATCATACGAGCAGATTGAATTGTCTTCTGCACAAATCGAAGAGGAATTGAACTACTTGAGAGAGAACATGGAAGTTCATATCATCTCATTCAAAGATGAAATCCTTGGCGTCGAACTTCCGGCAACCGTCACTCTCGAAGTGACCGAAACTGAGCCAGGCATTAAAGGCGACACGGCGAGCGGCGGCTCGAAACCGGCTACATTGGAAACCGGTCTCGTCGTCCAAGTTCCATTCTTCGTTAACGTTGGCGATAAACTGATCATCAACACAGAAGAAGGCGAATACGTTTCAAGGGCTTAATACAAATTTACACTCCGACTCCTTTATGGGAGCGGGGTGTTTTTTTGTGTAGTAGTAAATATTTTCAATTCGAATGTCCATCATATTTCCCCTCACCCTTTCATAAGTTGTTCATGAAGGGGGATCCCGAAATGGAATTGAATGATTTATTGCGCATTGCCGGAATTGGATTAGTCATCGGATTTCTTCATGTTTTCTTTGAACAGACCGGTAAGAAGGAGTTCTCATTTTTCCTTTTCTTCGTAGCCTATATTTACATAGCCGCCGAAATGCTCCGTTTCCTTAGGATTTTCTTTTCGGAAATTGCCGAGTTCTTTCAATGGCTGTCCTTGGCATTCTAATGGTTACGCTTTTTCAACTTGTCGTGATTTACCTCCTTCTGTTAATCGTGTCCTTCGCTTCCAAGAGCTTGCAGCCGATCATATATGCAGCTATTTTCTTCTTTTTTCTGTCGTATGTCGGTCTGACGATCATCATACCTTTCGGAAAAACCTTCATGCATCTGTTTGAACCATTGCCAGGATCCTATGCCAAACTATTGATAGGAAGCGTCTTTTTGTTTTATTTCTCCGAGATGATTGTGAAACATGTGTCTGAAGCGGGATATGAATCTATTGCAACGATTGCACACGTAGCTATTAAAATTGGAATTTTGTCACTTTGGCTTCCACAGTTATCAATGCTGCTCGAAACGCTCTCTAAATTCATTATTAAATGATCGGATGAAGAATCCATGATACCTATGCTCGAATCCGTAATCGGGACAGTCCTATCCAGTTTCATTATTGTCATCATCTCAACTTTCATGGCGTTAGTGCTAGATTTCCTATTTCCTTCGTTTACCAGATGGACGAGAACTTTTCTGTTTTTCATCGTGCTCACCGTCGTCCTATATCCTGCATATGAGCATCTGCAAATGATTCGAACCGTAACACAGACGATTGCGACGATGTTCATTTCCATTTATCCGTTATTGACTGCAAGCATCTTAGCATCCGGTGGCTCATTCAGCATGCTGAATTTTCAGCCTGCCATGCTATTGTTTGCAAACGGTGCAGTGATCCTCTCGGATAAGATCCTAATCCCGATATTGTCTGCGGCGATGTTGTTTGACATCGTTTCAAGATATCACCCCGCGATGCCTTTTACGAAAATGGCGGACTTGCTACGAAGCGCTTTAATTGGACTTGTTTCAGCTCTTGTCGCAGCTTATTCGATCTTCATCACAGCGGGAGGAACAATATCCTGGGCGTTGACAGGTGTGACGAGCGAACCGATCAAAGAATTGATCCGTCAAAACGTCCCTCTCATCGGTTCCTTCATGACGGACAGTTTAGGCGCGATCGGGCGTTATTCATCGGGCGCAAGCGTCTTTATCGGGGCGTGGCTCATCGTCACAATTTGGTCAGTAGCTCTTTTGCCTACGTTGAAGACGCTGTTGACCGGTTTTTTATACCGCTGGACAGCTGCACTTATCGAACCATTCGCCAACGAGGATATTACAGGCATACTTGATGATATCGGGAAGACGTTATTCGTCCTTTGCGCCGTCTCCTTTCTCGTAGCGTTTGCATTCATTTATACGGCCCTGTTTACTGTCATCCTTGTCAAATTGATTACTGCAGTGAAATGAGGGATGGCATGCTAGAGTTTTTGACTGGCGTTTTATTCATCACTGTATTGTCCTCCATTTTATTATTATTGCTTCCCGAAGAACAGGAGCAGGAATTTCTTCCACTCGTAAAGATGGCAATGGGAATTTGGATCATTCATTCCATCACGAGAATTTTTGGTCATAGCTTGTTCTGAACAAGCATAATATGCAACATAGATAACACGAACCATATCCGTCTTGAAGGGATGAAATGGTGATCATATGCAAAAATCAAAACGAAAAGTTCATATGCTCTTCATCGGAACGCTGCTTGCGCTCTTCATCATTTTCATCAATTCGACGATTGGTTCGATGGGAGGGGAGAAAGGGAAAGGGGAGGAGAGCCGGGAAGCAGCACAGCTTGAACAAGCATTGATGAAGATAGAAGGGATTGGGGAAGTGTTCATCCACTTCCATTACGATCAATCAGAAGAGCCAAGCCCATTATCCGGTTATTTTTCGGGCTCTGGTTCCTCATCGGTAAAAGAGAATCCGCTCCGAGGAGTTTTAGTCGTTGCAGAAGGGGCGGACAATCCTAGAACGAAAAACGAATTGACGCGAATCTTGTCGACGGTTCTTCAATTGCCTGAACATCGGATAGTCGTCGAAGAAATGAAAAGGGGGATACACGTTGAAAGCGAATAAACGAACAGTATGGTTCTTGACTTTACTAAGTCTTGTAGCGGTGATCTCAATCTACTATCTGAAGAAGGAAGCACCGATGAGTTTAGATGGCATGGCGATATTTGGCGATAATGATGCAGTGACCGTTTCCAAGCCGGGAGATGCTGAAGGCGAAACGAAAACTGTCTATGCCGACTCGATGTACTTTGAAGAAATGAGAATGCAAGTCCAAAATGAGCGAAGCACCTTGAATGATCAATTGAAATCAAAAGTGCTTTCTCCTGATACAACTGTTGAAGAAAAAAGCGCGGCGTATGATGAAATGGCAGAACTGACTAAACGTACATCTGCTGAAGTATTGATGGAAACTCAATTAAAGGCGCTAGGCTATCCAGAAGCGTTTGTACGTAAAGATGGTAGCAAAGTGAGTGTATCTGTAATCGCAGAAGATGGTGGACATTCTACAAAAATGGCTGCGGAAATTACACAATACGTATTGACGAGCTGGGAAGATGCACGCACCGTCCAAGTCGACTTTATGGAATAATGCTTATTCGAGGCCCTAAATGGGTCTTTTTCTTTTTTAATTTGCTCTATTTCACAGTAAATCCAGTATATCTATTTCATTATGGATGAAAAACGTCTAAAATAGGGAGGAGGTACGTAAATAAATATGAGTCAGGAGAATTGTCATGTTGAAAATTCAAGAAATCCGTGAAATCATTAAATTAATCGATCAATCTTCAATTGAAAAATTCACATTCGAATCAGAAGGAACAAAAATAAAGCTGGAAAAAGGAAATAGCGCTCTTCAACATCCCGTTCAAGTTGAACAACGAAAAGAGGAGCCTATTCAGCAAGTTCAACCGGCTGTCCAAGAGACGAAGAAAGAGCAGTCCGAGCAAGCACCTGCAGAACAAGAGAACAAGGAGTCTTCAACAGATTCATCTGCAGCTGCAAACGACCCTTCATTGCATAAAATAACGTCACCGATGGTTGGGACATTCTACCAGTCTTCATCTCCGGAAGCGGATCCTTACGTTCAAAAAGGGGATTCCGTCAAAGCGGATTCAATCGTCTGCATTGTTGAGGCAATGAAACTTTTCAATGAAATCGAAGCGGAAGTTTCAGGAGAAATTGTGGAGATCTTAGTGGAAGACGGTCAATTGGTTGAATATGGACAGCCTCTCTTCCTTGTCAAACAGAAGTGAGGGGGAATACAAAAATGAAAAAAGTATTAATAGCTAACCGGGGAGAAATAGCAGTAAGGATTATCCGGGCATGCAGAGAATTGGATATTGAAACAGTTGCCGTCTATTCGGAAGCGGATCGGGAGGCACTTCATGTCCAACTGGCCGATGAAGCATATTGCATCGGGCCGAAACTTTCGAAAGACAGCTATTTGAATTTCTCCAATATTATTAGCATCGCTAAATTGACAGGTTGTGATGGAATCCATCCTGGGTATGGGTTCCTTGCGGAAAACGCAAGCTTTGCAGAACTATGCGAAGAAGTGAATATCGAATTCATTGGACCGACTGCTGATGCAATCTCAAGAATGGGTACTAAAGACGTAGCTAGGGAAACGATGAAACAGGCTGGCGTTCCGATTGTCCCGGGATCTGATGGTATTGTCGCTGATGAAGTCGAAGGCCTGAAAGTTGCACAAGAGATCGGCTTCCCGGTCATCATCAAGGCGACTGCTGGCGGAGGCGGTAAAGGGATCAGGGTTGCCAGAAATGAAGAAGAACTGGCTAAGGGCATAAAAATCACACAGAAGGAAGCTGCGGCGGCATTCGGCAACCCTGGCGTCTATCTTGAAAAATATATTGAAGTTTTCCGGCATGTTGAAGTGCAAGTGCTTGCAGATAAGCATGGCAATACGATTCATTTTGGGGAACGCGATTGTTCCATTCAAAGAAGGATGCAGAAGCTTGTTGAGGAAGCCCCTTCGCCAGCCCTTACACCGAAGCTGCGCGAAAAGATGGGGGAAGCCGCTGTCAAAGCTGCAGAGGCAGTTAACTACAGAGGCGCTGGGACGGTCGAGTTCATCTTCGATCATATCAACCAGGAATTTTATTTCATGGAAATGAACACACGTATTCAGGTGGAACATCCAGTAACCGAGATGATTACCGGAATTGATCTGATTCAACAGCAATTGAAGATCGCAGCGGGTGAAAAGTTAGCTTATCGTCAAAAGGATATCAAGATTAACGGTTGGTCGATCGAGTGTCGGATCAATGCGGAAAACCCAGCGAAAAACTTCATGCCTTCACCCGGAAAAGTGACAATGTACATGCCGCCGGGCGGTTTTGGAGTCAGGGTCGATTCTGCGATGTATACTGGATATACGATTCCTCCATTCTACGATTCCATGGTGGCGAAGCTGATTGTTCATGCTGATACGCGCGAAGAAGCAGTTGCAAGGATGAAACGGGCACTTGACGAATTCATCATTGAGGGTGTCGATACGACAATCCCTTTCCATCTGAATTTGATGGACCACGAAGTTTTCAAGTCTGGTGATTTTGATACGAAGTTCCTCGAGAAGCATACAGTTATGGAATAAGTGAAGGAACCGGCATTTTTTAGATGGGTTGGACACAAACAATCCGGAGTAAGTAATGCATATAAGGGAGGAGAAGTGGAATGGCTGATAAGGCAAATCCTTCATTCACAGGGAAGAGTTCAAAGGGAGACGAGGTTTTAGGCCGCGTACAATTGGCTCCCGAAGTGCTTGAAGTCATCATCGGCATTGCAACGAACGAAGTCGACGGGGTCGTAACGACAAAAGGCAACTTCGCAACCGGGGTTGCGGAAAAGTTCGGCAAAGTATTCCATGGAAAAGGGGTCAAGACGGATTGGACTGGCAATAAACTCATCATTGACGTTTATTGCGTCGTCCAATATGGCCACTCGATCCCCGCTGTAGCAACGGAGATCCAAAGACAGATCCGTCATGCTGTCTACAATATGACTTCACTTGAAACGGAAGAAGTGAACGTCCATATAACCGGCATTGATTTCGACACGTCCGCCGAATCAGAATGATCTGAAAAGCATCGTCCATTGGATGGTGCTTTTCAACTTGTCCTGCTATATCTTCGTCAACTGAATATGCTATGATAAAGCCCAAGAGACACAGTAGTGGAGGAGACAAACGAATGAAACGAAGAGAAGCACGCGAAAAGGCGGTTCAAACACTTTTCCAATTGGATAATACAGAAATGTCGATTGAGGAAGCGATCACTTATATAGTGGAGCGGCCGATCGATCCTTTCTATGAATCGCTCGTCAAAGGAACGACTGAACACCGTGACGAAGTGGACAAAGAACTTTCAAGCAAGCTTGAAAATTGGTCGCTCGACAGATTGCCGAAAATCGAAAGGACAATCCTGAGATTGGCAGTCTATGAACTGCTATATCATGAAGATGTACCCCATAAAGTCATATTGAACGAAGCTGTCGAGCTATGTAAGCAATTTGGAGATGAAAAATCAGGCCGTTTTGTAAACGGAGTACTATCAAAATTCGAGGAAAAATAAAACGTTGGAGGAAAATGGGATGACCGCAAAATTAATAAATGGCGTTGAAATTGGCAAAGAGCTCAGAGGAGAAATAAAAGAAGGGGTAAGCATCCTAGAAGCATCAGGCTGTAAACCGGGTCTTGCAGTCATCCTCGTCGGGGAAGACCCCGCATCCCAAACATATGTAAAGAACAAGGAAAAGTCCAGTGTGGAAGTAGGCATGAAATCGGAGCTGATCAGATTGCCTGCAACGGTGACTGAAAAGGAATTGTTGGCTCATGTAGATAAATTGAATAACGATGACTCCATCCATGGAATTTTAGTCCAACTCCCATTGCCGGATCATATCAATGAAGATCTCGTCATTCAAGCGATCGATCCTCGCAAGGATGTGGACGGATTCCATCCTCAAAACGTCGGTAAAATGATTATCGGACAAGAAACATTCCTATCTTGTACCCCATATGGAATTATGGAAATGCTAAAGCGTGCCGGCATAGAAATCGCTGGAAAGCACGCTGTCATTATCGGACGAAGCAACATCGTCGGGAAGCCGATGGGTCAGTTGCTTCTTCAAGAAGATGCCACAGTTACATATTGCCACTCAAGAACGAAGGATTTGCCGTCATTTACGAAGCAGGCAGACATTTTAATCGTTGCCATCGGCCGCGCGAAATTCGTGACGGACGAACATATTAAAGACGGTGCAGTTGTCATTGATGTCGGTATGAATCGAGATGAAAACGGAAAGTTATGCGGTGATGTAGATTTTGAGAAGGCGAAGGAAATCGCTTCTGCCATCACGCCGGTTCCAGGCGGTGTCGGACCGATGACGATAACAATGCTATTGAAGAATACATTGCAAAGCGCTGAAATGGCATGCCAACAAGCCAAGCGCGATAATAATAAGTAATCTGGGTCCGGGTCACTTTTACTAGTCATCTATAAGAATCGAGGGACGCTGTTTTTCACAAGAAAGACAGCGTTTCTATACGTCGGAAACTCCGGGGGGTGAAGTTTTGAGTGAAAATACGTATCTCTCTGTACATTCATTAACAAAATACATAAAACGTAAATTTGAAGCCGATCCATATTTGAGAAATGTATTTGTGAAAGGTGAACTTTCCAACGTGAAAATTCATCCAAGCGGGCATATTTATTTTACGTTGAAGGATGATAAAAGCAGAATACAATCCGCTATGTTCCGTTCGGCTGCAGGATCATTGAAGTTCAAGCCGGAAGAAGGGTTGAATGTCCTGATAACAGGAGATGTGAATGTATACGAATCAAGCGGACAATACCAGCTATATGTCCAATCGATGCAACCGGATGGTGTAGGGGCGTTATATCTCGCTTATGAACAATTGAAGAAGGCACTGGCGAAAGAAGGACTTTTTGATATGCGATGGAAACAGCCCTTGCCAGCTTTGCCAAAGAAAATCGGTGTCATCACGGCCCAGTCCGGTGCAGCCATACGGGATATCTGTTCTACATTGCAACGGCGGTATCCGTTAGCTGATATATGCCTATTTCCGGCAATCGTGCAAGGTCCACAGGCCGTGCCTTCCATCCTACGAGCGTTGGAGCTCGCGGAATCACATGGTTCAATCGATGTATTAATCCTCGGACGTGGCGGCGGATCCATAGAAGATCTGTGGGCTTTCAATGAAGAGGCAGTTGCAAGAGCGATTTTTTCTAGTCGAATTCCAATTATTAGCGCAGTCGGTCATGAGACGGATACGACAATTGCAGATTACGTCGCAGATATGAGGGCGCCGACACCAACTGCAGCCGCCGAACTTGCTGTTCCTTCGAGGGAAGAATTATTTGAGCGTATTTTGGAACGTAAGCGTTCGATTTACGTCTCATTTTCGAATCAAATCAAACATGAACGTAAACGTCTGACAACATATCAGCAATCCTATCCGTTACAGTATCCGGAAAGACTCTACAGACCTTTCACAGAAAAGCTAAGTGGCTTGGATGATCGACTCCTCAGGAGCAGGAATGAACTGACCGCGAATAGAAAAGCAGAACATGCCCGGTTGGACAGGATGCTCTCATTTTATTCCCCGCTTCAGCGCATAAAAGAAGAAAATCGAAACGTAATGATTTTGACCGAAAGAACGACGAGGGCCATGCAAAATAATTTGCGGAACAAGTCCGATCAATTCGGTTCGGCAGTCAGGATGTTGAAAGCGCTAAATCCACTGGAGGTCATGGAACGTGGATTTTCAATTGTTTATAAAGATGGAAATGTAGCAAATTCCGTTAACGGTCTCGATGTCGGTGAAACGTTGCTCGTCCGGTTACAAGACGGAACTGTGGAAACGGAAATTAAGTCGATCAAGATGAAGGATGAGGAGGAAAACTAAATGAGCGAGGAAACACTTCGATTTGAAGAAGCGATGTCGAAGTTGGAAGGCATTGTTCAAAAATTGGAATCCGGTGACGTACCTTTAGAGGACGCCATCAAATTATACAAACAAGGAATGGAGCTTTCCGCTTATTGCCATGGAAAATTACAGGACGCTGAAAAACAGCTAATCTCAATTATTGACGACAATGGCCAGGCCACTCCATTCGATCCATCGAAAGGTCGGGATTCAAATGGATAAACGATTGCAGACATTCATTTCAGAAAAAGCGCCGTTAATCGATGCCGAATTGAATCATTTGATTGAATTCGAAAAAGCACCTTCGTCCTTGAAGGAATCCATGCTCTATTCGGTGAATGCAGGCGGTAAAAGAATCCGTCCTCTTCTCGTCTTAGCGGTTCTAGACGATTTCGATAAGAAATCCGATGATGCACTTAAAGTGGCATGTGCAGTTGAGCTCATCCATACATACTCTCTCATCCACGATGATTTGCCTTGCATGGACGATGATGATTTCAGAAGGGGTAAGCCGACGAATCATAGAGTATATGGGGAAGCGACAGCCGTTCTCGCCGGAGATGCGCTTCAGACAAGAGCATTTGGGATATTGGCTTCCTTGGAGCAGACGAAACCAGAGCAGGCCATCCGCCTAGTCTCTCTACTGGCGGATGCTTCAGGCGCAAATGGCATGGTCGGCGGCCAAATTCTAGATATGGAAGGGGAAACAGCAGCCTTGTCTCTCCCTGAACTTGAAGAAGTTCATATGCATAAGACAGGTGCCTTATTATCATTCTGTATTGAAGCAGGTGCAATTCTTTCCGATGCACAGGAAGACGAGTTGTCGCAACTACGTAAATATGCGAAAAATATTGGGTTGGCATTCCAGATCAAGGACGATATATTGGACGTCACCTCAACGACTGAACAACTTGGCAAGACAGCGAATAGCGACACTGCTAGCGAAAAGTCTACGTATCCTTCTCTTTTGGGACTTGAGGGTGCACAACAGCAACTTAAAAAATATCACCGTGAAGCAGTCGAGTGCTTAGCTTTCTTACAGAAGGAAAACTCCATGTTAAAACTTTTTGCTGATTATATCGTCCAAAGAAATGCATGATTTTCCTTTGGCATGAAACGCCGGTTATCCGGAGAATGGTCCAATAGTTCCTATTGTAGAGCCTTCTTGTTATAATGAAAACATTACTTAGACTAACGCGGCAATCAATTTATGAAGGTGTGTGATAGAAGTGGATCTCACTAAGATTACAAATCCGTCTTTTTTAAAAAATCTTGATAAAGAACAAATGACGGAATTGGCAAAAGAAATCCGGAATTTTTTAATTGAAAATCTGTCTGTGACAGGTGGTCATATTGGACCGAACTTAGGTGTCGTTGAATTGACAATGATGTTGCATAAGCTTTTCGACAGCCCGAAAGATAAAATCATCTGGGATGTCGGGCACCAAGCCTATGTCCATAAAATTTTGACGGGTCGTGCTGGACAATTCGGCACACTCCGCCAGTATAAGGGCTTAAGCGGCTTCCCAAAAATGTCGGAAAGTGAACATGATGTTTGGGAGACGGGGCACAGCTCAACGTCCCTTTCCGCCGCTTTAGGGATGGCCGCTGCAAGAGATATGCAAGGCGATTCGAACCATGTCATCCCGGTCATCGGCGATGGTGCATTAACGGGCGGTATGGCTTTGGAAGCCTTGAACCATATCGGTCACCTGAAAACGAATATGATTGTCATCTTAAATGACAATGAAATGTCGATTGCTCCAAACGTTGGTGCGCTGCATGATGTTCTAGGCAAGTTAAGGACAGCTGGAAAATACAATAGCGTAAAAGACGAATTGGAATATATACTGAAAAAAATACCGGCAGTCGGTGGAAAAGTGGCGGCAGCCGCTGAGCGGGTGAAGGATAGTTTAAAATATCTGCTTGTTTCTGGCGTGTTTTTCGAAGAGCTCGGATTTACTTATTTAGGTCCGATCGACGGCCACGATTTTAATGATTTGGAACGGAATATCCAGTATGCCAAAAAGGTGGAAGGACCTGTCCTACTTCACGTACTGACGAAAAAAGGAAAAGGGTACAGGCCGGCTGAAGATGATAAGATCGGGACTTGGCATGGAACGGGACCTTATAAGATCGAAACGGGAGCTTTCTTGAAATCCCCAACAACGGCCCCATCGTGGAGCGGGTTAGTTGCTGAAACCGTTAGGAAAATCGCTCGAGAAGACAAAAGGGTTGCTGCCATTACACCAGCTATGCCGGTAGGTTCAAAACTGGAGTCCTTCGCAGCTGAATTCCCAAATCGTTTCTTTGATACAGGAATTGCTGAACAGCATGCTACAACAATGGCAGCTGGTTTGGCTACCCAAGGGATGAAACCGTTTTTGGCGATCTATTCGACATTCCTGCAACGTGCGTATGACCAGATGCTACATGACATTACGAGACAGAAGTTAAATGTATTCATCGGAATCGATCGTGCAGGTCTTGTAGGGGCGGACGGTGAAACCCATCATGGTGTGTACGATATTTCATTCTTACGACATATGCCAAACCTTGTCATTATGATGCCGAAAGATGAAAACGAAGGTCAGCATATGGTAAAGACTGCATTGGAATACAATGATGGTCCTATCGCCATGAGGTACCCGCGAGGAAATGGTCTTGGCGTAGTGATGGATGCGAAGTTGAAAACGATTCCTATTGGCACATGGGAAGTATTGCGTGAAGGCTCGGACGGTTCGATTTTGACATTCGGAGCGACCATTCCAATGGCATTGGATGCGGCTGAAACGCTTGCGAAGAAAGGCATTCATGTAAAAGTGATAAACGCAAGGTTCATCAAACCTATGGATACAGCTATGCTCGACCAGCTATTTAGCACTGGAAAACCGATAGTAACGATAGAAGAAGCGGCATTGGCTGGCGGGTTCGGCAGTGCTGTCATAGAATATGCACATGACGTCTCTTCAAATGTTTCCATTAGTCGTCTCGGGATTCCAGATGATTTCATCGAGCATGGAAGTGTAGATAAGTTGCTTGAGGAAATTGATTTGACTGAAGAGAATGTAGTGAGGACGATGGAGCGAGCGGTTAAAGGATTCCCCAAGGTTGAAAGGGAGATCGTATGACGAACGGCCAACAAAAAGAACGCGTCGATGTACTTCTTGTCCAAAGAGGGTTAGTAGAAACAAGGGAACAGGCGAAGCGTTCCATTATGGCTGGAATCGTGTTTTCAGCTGAAACAAGAATGGACAAGCCTGGTGAGAAGATTAAGGTCGACGCACCGCTATCAGTGAAAGGCTCTGCGTTGAAA
The genomic region above belongs to Sporosarcina sp. Marseille-Q4943 and contains:
- a CDS encoding SpoIIIAC/SpoIIIAD family protein, whose protein sequence is MAVLGILMVTLFQLVVIYLLLLIVSFASKSLQPIIYAAIFFFFLSYVGLTIIIPFGKTFMHLFEPLPGSYAKLLIGSVFLFYFSEMIVKHVSEAGYESIATIAHVAIKIGILSLWLPQLSMLLETLSKFIIK
- a CDS encoding Asp23/Gls24 family envelope stress response protein — its product is MADKANPSFTGKSSKGDEVLGRVQLAPEVLEVIIGIATNEVDGVVTTKGNFATGVAEKFGKVFHGKGVKTDWTGNKLIIDVYCVVQYGHSIPAVATEIQRQIRHAVYNMTSLETEEVNVHITGIDFDTSAESE
- the accC gene encoding acetyl-CoA carboxylase biotin carboxylase subunit, encoding MKKVLIANRGEIAVRIIRACRELDIETVAVYSEADREALHVQLADEAYCIGPKLSKDSYLNFSNIISIAKLTGCDGIHPGYGFLAENASFAELCEEVNIEFIGPTADAISRMGTKDVARETMKQAGVPIVPGSDGIVADEVEGLKVAQEIGFPVIIKATAGGGGKGIRVARNEEELAKGIKITQKEAAAAFGNPGVYLEKYIEVFRHVEVQVLADKHGNTIHFGERDCSIQRRMQKLVEEAPSPALTPKLREKMGEAAVKAAEAVNYRGAGTVEFIFDHINQEFYFMEMNTRIQVEHPVTEMITGIDLIQQQLKIAAGEKLAYRQKDIKINGWSIECRINAENPAKNFMPSPGKVTMYMPPGGFGVRVDSAMYTGYTIPPFYDSMVAKLIVHADTREEAVARMKRALDEFIIEGVDTTIPFHLNLMDHEVFKSGDFDTKFLEKHTVME
- a CDS encoding SpoIIIAC/SpoIIIAD family protein, with translation MELNDLLRIAGIGLVIGFLHVFFEQTGKKEFSFFLFFVAYIYIAAEMLRFLRIFFSEIAEFFQWLSLAF
- the folD gene encoding bifunctional methylenetetrahydrofolate dehydrogenase/methenyltetrahydrofolate cyclohydrolase FolD; this translates as MTAKLINGVEIGKELRGEIKEGVSILEASGCKPGLAVILVGEDPASQTYVKNKEKSSVEVGMKSELIRLPATVTEKELLAHVDKLNNDDSIHGILVQLPLPDHINEDLVIQAIDPRKDVDGFHPQNVGKMIIGQETFLSCTPYGIMEMLKRAGIEIAGKHAVIIGRSNIVGKPMGQLLLQEDATVTYCHSRTKDLPSFTKQADILIVAIGRAKFVTDEHIKDGAVVIDVGMNRDENGKLCGDVDFEKAKEIASAITPVPGGVGPMTITMLLKNTLQSAEMACQQAKRDNNK
- a CDS encoding stage III sporulation protein AE yields the protein MIPMLESVIGTVLSSFIIVIISTFMALVLDFLFPSFTRWTRTFLFFIVLTVVLYPAYEHLQMIRTVTQTIATMFISIYPLLTASILASGGSFSMLNFQPAMLLFANGAVILSDKILIPILSAAMLFDIVSRYHPAMPFTKMADLLRSALIGLVSALVAAYSIFITAGGTISWALTGVTSEPIKELIRQNVPLIGSFMTDSLGAIGRYSSGASVFIGAWLIVTIWSVALLPTLKTLLTGFLYRWTAALIEPFANEDITGILDDIGKTLFVLCAVSFLVAFAFIYTALFTVILVKLITAVK
- the efp gene encoding elongation factor P, with translation MISVNEFKTGLTIEFEGDIWRIIDFQHVKPGKGAAFVRSKLRNLRTGNVNEKTFRAGEKVEKAQIDNRRMQYLYANGDDHVFMDNESYEQIELSSAQIEEELNYLRENMEVHIISFKDEILGVELPATVTLEVTETEPGIKGDTASGGSKPATLETGLVVQVPFFVNVGDKLIINTEEGEYVSRA
- the accB gene encoding acetyl-CoA carboxylase biotin carboxyl carrier protein, which produces MLKIQEIREIIKLIDQSSIEKFTFESEGTKIKLEKGNSALQHPVQVEQRKEEPIQQVQPAVQETKKEQSEQAPAEQENKESSTDSSAAANDPSLHKITSPMVGTFYQSSSPEADPYVQKGDSVKADSIVCIVEAMKLFNEIEAEVSGEIVEILVEDGQLVEYGQPLFLVKQK
- the xseA gene encoding exodeoxyribonuclease VII large subunit; amino-acid sequence: MSENTYLSVHSLTKYIKRKFEADPYLRNVFVKGELSNVKIHPSGHIYFTLKDDKSRIQSAMFRSAAGSLKFKPEEGLNVLITGDVNVYESSGQYQLYVQSMQPDGVGALYLAYEQLKKALAKEGLFDMRWKQPLPALPKKIGVITAQSGAAIRDICSTLQRRYPLADICLFPAIVQGPQAVPSILRALELAESHGSIDVLILGRGGGSIEDLWAFNEEAVARAIFSSRIPIISAVGHETDTTIADYVADMRAPTPTAAAELAVPSREELFERILERKRSIYVSFSNQIKHERKRLTTYQQSYPLQYPERLYRPFTEKLSGLDDRLLRSRNELTANRKAEHARLDRMLSFYSPLQRIKEENRNVMILTERTTRAMQNNLRNKSDQFGSAVRMLKALNPLEVMERGFSIVYKDGNVANSVNGLDVGETLLVRLQDGTVETEIKSIKMKDEEEN
- a CDS encoding SpoIIIAH-like family protein, translated to MKANKRTVWFLTLLSLVAVISIYYLKKEAPMSLDGMAIFGDNDAVTVSKPGDAEGETKTVYADSMYFEEMRMQVQNERSTLNDQLKSKVLSPDTTVEEKSAAYDEMAELTKRTSAEVLMETQLKALGYPEAFVRKDGSKVSVSVIAEDGGHSTKMAAEITQYVLTSWEDARTVQVDFME
- the nusB gene encoding transcription antitermination factor NusB; protein product: MKRREAREKAVQTLFQLDNTEMSIEEAITYIVERPIDPFYESLVKGTTEHRDEVDKELSSKLENWSLDRLPKIERTILRLAVYELLYHEDVPHKVILNEAVELCKQFGDEKSGRFVNGVLSKFEEK
- the xseB gene encoding exodeoxyribonuclease VII small subunit — encoded protein: MSEETLRFEEAMSKLEGIVQKLESGDVPLEDAIKLYKQGMELSAYCHGKLQDAEKQLISIIDDNGQATPFDPSKGRDSNG